A window of Oscillatoria salina IIICB1 genomic DNA:
TAAGAGCCGCGTTAGTTTTCTAGATAGTTGTGGTTTTCAGGTGGAACGTTATTTCTATCGGATGCAGCGATCGCTACTCGAACCAATCCCAGAACCTCAGTTTCCCTCTGGTTACATTGTACGTCATCCTAACCATCACCAGGAGATGGTTGCTTGGATAGAAATGTTCAATAATTCTTTTATCGATCATTGGAATTACCAACCGCTTACTATCGAGGAGTTTGAATACGAAATTAGCGATCCTGATTATCGTAACGATCTTGATTTTGTAGCAATTTCACCAGATGGTACTTTTGTTGCTTTTTCCTATTGTTCCATTAATTCCGCAGAAAATCAACGCAAAAATTGTCGTGAAGGTTGGATTCAATGTTTGGGGACAATTCGCGGTTTTCGCAAGCAAGGTTTAGCGACAGCAATGTTATTAACTGGGATGCGAAGTTTGCAAGCTGCTGGTATGGATACAGCGCTTTTAGTTGTGGATACAGAAAATCCTTCTGGTGCGCTCCGTCTTTACGAATCTGTGGGTTTTGCTCCTGTTTATAAGAGGATTTTTTACGTTCAGGAGGTACAAGTTTGCCAGCAAAATTCGCTCTGAAAAGTTGTTTGAAATCTTAATTTTTGTTTTTTGTGCAATCTGCTTACTAAAATTATGTTGTTACTTTATCTAAAATTTTTCGATCGGGAAAGTTCTTCTTCTGTCCCAGTTGATAAATCTTTTCCGACTAATTCTGAGCCAAGTTTAACTGAATTAGAAACACAAATTTCGATGAAGGAGGTGCAAAAAAAACTTACTGACAAAAATCAACAAACACGACAAAATTATACTTGGGAAAGACGTTTTCTCCTGTAAGATTTGGTAAGCTGTTCGTTATTTAAAACTTATTGTTAGTCAAAAAAACGATCGTTCATGCGACTGCTTTAGGCTCAAAATAAGCCTCGAGCGCTACTCATAGCTAATTTAAATACGTGACAGCTTAGTCTTTTTCAAGTAAATAAAACTAGAAGCAAACTCGCTCTTTGGCACAAACTCATTAATTCCTATCTACAAAACAAAAACTTCCTAACCTATTTATCAATTTTTATTATAGTTTAGTCCGCAAGGGCTAACTTTTTTTGTCAACTA
This region includes:
- a CDS encoding GNAT family N-acetyltransferase; this translates as MLTITKRFYQDESDLAKIVELINDCEAVDCLDEGTSISELRRMLQNPILDLSRDVCLWEDSDGKLVAFADVWLKKTAEFLESTLGFSIHPTARNCNLEKEIVAWAQRRSREVASKDKLSVKLRTSARAKDKSRVSFLDSCGFQVERYFYRMQRSLLEPIPEPQFPSGYIVRHPNHHQEMVAWIEMFNNSFIDHWNYQPLTIEEFEYEISDPDYRNDLDFVAISPDGTFVAFSYCSINSAENQRKNCREGWIQCLGTIRGFRKQGLATAMLLTGMRSLQAAGMDTALLVVDTENPSGALRLYESVGFAPVYKRIFYVQEVQVCQQNSL